From a region of the Paenibacillus segetis genome:
- a CDS encoding ABC transporter permease — MKEATVTNRKPQFAIKSGLQQLLIFGSLILLVIFFSLASGNFFHFSNIIGILLSTAVTGVLALGSTFVIITGGIDLSVGTVMTLSAVMTGMFITVWGLPVPIGIIGGLLTGALCGFLSGFTIARLGIPPFIATLAMMMIAKGLALVISGAKPIYFTDNQVFMNISLGSVLGALIPGFDIPNAVLIFFILAILGSVLLSRTIVGRYNFAIGSNEEATRLSGINVRNWKIVIYTITGLFTGIAGILMASRLNTAHPSLGAGYEMEAIAAVIIGGTSLSGGKGTILGTVIGALIMSVLTNGLRIMSVPQEWQTVVVGFVILLAVYADILRRRKA, encoded by the coding sequence ATGAAGGAAGCGACAGTAACTAATCGGAAACCGCAGTTTGCGATCAAGTCAGGATTACAGCAGCTATTAATCTTCGGAAGTTTGATATTGTTGGTTATCTTTTTTTCATTAGCTTCGGGGAATTTCTTTCACTTTTCCAATATCATTGGAATATTGCTCTCGACCGCGGTTACTGGTGTTCTGGCCTTGGGATCGACATTTGTTATCATAACGGGCGGGATCGATCTATCGGTTGGAACAGTGATGACGTTATCTGCGGTTATGACGGGGATGTTTATTACGGTATGGGGATTGCCGGTTCCGATTGGTATTATTGGTGGATTGCTGACCGGGGCATTATGCGGATTTTTGTCCGGATTTACGATTGCGCGATTGGGAATTCCCCCGTTTATCGCGACACTTGCGATGATGATGATTGCGAAAGGGTTAGCATTAGTCATCTCGGGAGCCAAGCCGATTTATTTCACTGACAATCAAGTGTTTATGAATATTTCTTTAGGGTCTGTGTTGGGAGCTTTAATTCCGGGATTTGATATTCCAAACGCTGTCCTAATTTTCTTCATACTAGCCATTCTAGGTAGCGTATTATTGTCCCGAACAATTGTCGGCCGCTATAACTTTGCAATCGGCAGTAATGAAGAGGCAACTAGACTCTCAGGTATTAACGTTCGTAATTGGAAAATCGTCATTTATACGATTACGGGTCTATTTACGGGGATTGCCGGTATTCTAATGGCTTCCCGTCTGAATACGGCACACCCTTCACTCGGTGCGGGATATGAAATGGAAGCTATTGCGGCCGTTATTATCGGCGGTACCTCGCTAAGTGGCGGCAAGGGAACGATCTTGGGGACGGTGATTGGTGCTCTGATTATGAGCGTACTGACGAATGGGTTACGTATCATGTCTGTTCCGCAGGAATGGCAGACGGTCGTTGTCGGATTTGTTATCTTGCTAGCTGTTTATGCGGATATCTTGCGTCGGCGCAAGGCTTAA
- a CDS encoding ABC transporter ATP-binding protein, with product MARNKFDIDEDLESPFDIRHFRRALVYIKSQKKPMIVAFVLSALSAAIALSAPLIMQHVVDVTIPTKAVLPLVGWSALMLVTIVVSVYLATIRSRIMTSVGQDIIFEIRTDLFKHLQELPFKYYDDRPQGKILIRVVNYVNSVSDVLSNGIINFILEIVNLIFIAAFMFAVDVRLSLVILAGLPVFLAIMLMIKTKQRRAWQAVSNKSSNMNAYLQESISGIRVTQIFSREQRNEGIFTRLSNNYRTEWMRALRYNALIPFSVDNLATIVSTSIYLVGLLALNPKDVTFGVILAMGAYAARFWQPILNLSNLYNSFINAVAYLERIFETLDEPVTVSDVPNAKQLPPIRGNVSFDKVTFAYDPGNNILENLTFDIKEGESIALVGPTGAGKTTIVNLISRFYNITDGTISIDGHDISQVTLKSLRSQMGIMLQDSFIFSGTILENIRYGRLDATEEEIIAAAKTVCADDFIREFEQGYLTEVNERGSKLSQGQRQLISFARTLLADPRVLILDEATSSIDAKTERLLQQGLNELLKGRTSFIIAHRLSTVKNCDRIMYVSDKGIAECGSHDELMALQGLYYRLYSAQKMEIEA from the coding sequence ATGGCAAGGAATAAATTCGACATCGATGAAGATCTGGAGTCGCCATTTGATATCAGGCACTTTCGGCGAGCGTTAGTCTACATCAAGAGTCAGAAAAAACCCATGATTGTTGCATTTGTGTTGAGTGCATTGTCAGCAGCTATTGCGCTGTCGGCTCCACTCATCATGCAGCACGTTGTCGACGTGACGATCCCAACAAAGGCGGTCCTCCCACTGGTGGGATGGTCAGCGCTTATGTTGGTGACAATTGTAGTCAGTGTCTATTTAGCAACGATCCGTTCGCGTATCATGACGAGTGTCGGGCAAGACATTATTTTTGAGATCCGAACGGATCTGTTCAAGCATTTACAAGAGCTCCCGTTCAAATATTATGATGACCGTCCACAAGGTAAAATTCTCATCCGGGTCGTCAACTATGTCAACTCGGTATCGGATGTGTTATCCAACGGTATTATTAACTTCATTCTTGAAATCGTGAATTTGATCTTTATTGCTGCATTTATGTTTGCCGTAGATGTTCGGCTCTCGCTCGTTATTCTGGCAGGACTACCGGTCTTCCTCGCCATCATGTTGATGATCAAGACCAAGCAGCGCCGGGCATGGCAGGCAGTCTCCAATAAGAGTTCCAATATGAACGCTTATTTGCAAGAAAGTATTAGCGGCATCCGTGTGACGCAAATCTTCTCCCGGGAACAACGTAATGAGGGCATCTTTACTCGCCTATCTAACAATTACCGGACAGAATGGATGCGCGCCTTACGGTATAACGCCTTAATCCCGTTTAGCGTTGATAACTTGGCTACCATTGTCTCAACATCAATTTATCTGGTAGGGCTGCTTGCCCTTAACCCGAAGGATGTAACCTTTGGTGTCATTCTCGCAATGGGAGCCTATGCTGCCCGATTCTGGCAGCCGATTCTGAACCTATCGAATCTATACAATAGCTTCATTAACGCCGTAGCATATCTCGAGCGTATCTTCGAAACACTCGATGAACCTGTAACCGTCAGCGATGTACCGAATGCGAAGCAACTACCGCCTATCCGTGGTAATGTGTCCTTCGACAAGGTTACCTTTGCCTATGACCCAGGTAACAACATTCTCGAGAATCTTACCTTCGATATTAAGGAGGGAGAAAGCATCGCCCTTGTGGGACCGACGGGTGCAGGTAAAACAACCATTGTTAACCTGATCTCGCGCTTCTACAACATTACGGATGGTACAATCTCCATTGATGGACATGACATCTCACAGGTGACGCTGAAATCACTACGTAGCCAAATGGGTATTATGCTCCAGGATAGCTTTATTTTCTCAGGCACGATTCTTGAAAATATTCGTTACGGCCGTCTTGATGCGACAGAAGAAGAAATCATCGCTGCGGCGAAGACCGTATGTGCCGACGATTTCATCCGTGAATTCGAACAAGGCTACCTGACGGAGGTCAACGAGCGTGGTTCGAAGCTGTCACAAGGACAACGTCAGCTGATCTCGTTCGCACGGACACTCTTGGCCGACCCACGAGTTCTTATCCTTGACGAAGCTACCTCGTCGATTGACGCCAAGACCGAGCGACTGCTTCAGCAGGGCCTGAACGAACTGCTTAAGGGACGGACCTCTTTCATTATTGCGCACCGGTTATCTACCGTCAAAAACTGTGACCGCATCATGTATGTCTCCGATAAAGGTATTGCGGAGTGCGGCTCGCACGACGAGCTAATGGCTCTACAAGGCCTATACTACCGGTTATATTCGGCACAGAAGATGGAGATAGAAGCTTAA
- a CDS encoding M23 family metallopeptidase — protein MYLSRAQAFMTTIVLFIILPILILLGLYLGGKNTIIDNLIYVFFAANFIFILFRAAYWEFTNYYLRYAYVLIFLVIAIRNLFFIDRSLQSMSDWNVGIDVVVLIVSFILLYLNIAIIRASKKPSKHINLSFPFKNGRYIVTDGGDGNISSLLNYHSKAQVHKSGKSNTSMRFATDIAKMNKIGCTVTSVLTKENKDYEIFHEEVYSPCEANVINVVDEIEDNIPFSRKYPYNVGNCVTLKLDHYYIVMGHLAKGTIAVKPGDRVKPGQLLGIIGNAGLTPRPHLHMQVSECEDGQYWQGESIPIVFNNSYYPVKNKVIKV, from the coding sequence ATGTATTTAAGTAGGGCTCAGGCATTTATGACGACAATTGTATTATTTATAATCCTACCTATTTTAATTTTGCTCGGGTTATATTTAGGTGGAAAGAATACTATAATTGATAATCTGATTTATGTTTTTTTTGCAGCCAACTTTATCTTTATCTTATTTAGAGCAGCGTATTGGGAGTTTACAAACTACTATTTGAGATATGCGTATGTTTTGATTTTTTTAGTCATAGCGATTAGAAATCTTTTTTTTATAGACAGAAGCTTGCAAAGTATGTCTGACTGGAATGTGGGAATTGACGTAGTGGTTTTAATTGTTTCCTTCATTTTATTGTATTTGAATATAGCAATTATCCGAGCTTCCAAGAAACCATCGAAACATATTAATCTATCTTTTCCATTTAAAAATGGTAGGTACATTGTTACTGACGGCGGTGATGGGAATATAAGTTCATTACTTAATTATCATTCAAAAGCACAAGTACATAAGAGTGGTAAATCCAATACATCGATGAGGTTTGCAACGGACATCGCTAAGATGAATAAAATAGGATGCACTGTAACTAGTGTTCTTACTAAAGAAAATAAAGATTATGAAATATTTCATGAAGAGGTATATAGTCCGTGTGAAGCTAATGTAATTAACGTCGTTGATGAAATAGAAGATAATATTCCTTTTAGTAGGAAGTATCCTTATAATGTAGGAAATTGTGTGACATTAAAATTAGATCATTATTATATCGTTATGGGGCATTTAGCTAAGGGGACTATAGCTGTCAAACCAGGGGATCGAGTCAAACCGGGGCAACTATTAGGGATCATTGGGAATGCCGGATTAACACCCAGACCTCATTTGCATATGCAGGTTTCAGAATGTGAAGATGGCCAGTACTGGCAAGGAGAGAGCATTCCGATTGTCTTCAATAATTCATATTATCCCGTCAAAAATAAAGTTATTAAAGTTTGA
- a CDS encoding sugar ABC transporter ATP-binding protein gives MDEFLVKMDGIEKSFAGVQVLKDCMFGLRAGEVHALVGENGAGKSTMMKVLTGVYQKDEGRILYQGKEVRIPDTRSAQKQGISMIHQEMNLAPDLTVAQNIFIGKEPRKGIKLFLDDKEMNRQTSVLLKQMNLDIDPTTLVSKLTVAKQQMVEIIKAISYDSQVLIMDEPTAALSDAEIEELFKIIIQLREKGVGIVYISHRMSELKRITDRITVMRDGSYIDTVLTADSSIEQIISMMVGRELYQSDKTNRIKDETSKIVLEVRNLNRRNVLHDVSFSLREGEIIGFAGLVGAGRTEVARAIFGADPIDSGEIYVHGRKVRIEGPHQAVKHGIGYLTEDRKHFGCLLEMDVSTNVTLATTRRFTSAGFWMNGKRMNDVSNQIVEELKVKTVGIKQNLKYLSGGNQQKVIIGKWLTRDCDILIFDEPTRGIDIGAKSEIYKLLENLAASGKSIIMISSELPEILRLSHRIIVMCEGRITGELMNDLHATQEQIMTHATDRIG, from the coding sequence ATGGATGAATTTCTTGTGAAAATGGACGGGATTGAAAAAAGTTTTGCAGGTGTTCAGGTCTTAAAAGATTGCATGTTTGGGTTACGTGCGGGGGAAGTGCACGCTCTTGTTGGGGAGAACGGTGCGGGGAAATCGACCATGATGAAAGTATTAACGGGTGTATATCAGAAGGACGAAGGACGCATTCTCTATCAGGGTAAGGAAGTCCGCATTCCTGATACAAGATCTGCTCAAAAACAAGGCATTAGCATGATTCATCAGGAGATGAATCTGGCTCCCGATCTAACGGTCGCGCAAAACATCTTTATCGGCAAAGAACCCCGGAAAGGCATAAAGCTATTTCTTGATGATAAGGAGATGAATAGACAAACCTCTGTTTTGCTGAAGCAAATGAATCTAGATATTGATCCAACTACGCTCGTCTCGAAGCTTACGGTAGCCAAGCAACAAATGGTCGAGATCATCAAAGCGATATCCTACGATTCTCAGGTGCTGATCATGGACGAACCGACGGCAGCCCTCAGCGATGCGGAAATCGAGGAATTGTTCAAGATCATCATTCAATTACGGGAAAAAGGTGTAGGCATCGTATACATCTCTCACCGCATGTCAGAGTTGAAACGAATAACCGACCGTATAACGGTCATGCGTGATGGAAGCTACATCGATACGGTCTTGACGGCCGATTCGAGCATTGAACAGATTATTTCAATGATGGTAGGTCGGGAGCTGTATCAGTCTGATAAGACGAACCGGATAAAGGACGAAACGAGCAAAATCGTACTCGAGGTCCGCAACTTAAACCGCAGAAACGTTCTTCATGACGTGAGCTTCTCACTTCGAGAAGGAGAAATCATCGGGTTTGCTGGATTGGTCGGTGCAGGAAGAACGGAGGTCGCACGAGCTATTTTTGGGGCAGATCCCATAGATTCAGGTGAGATCTATGTTCATGGTCGCAAAGTACGGATTGAGGGCCCACATCAGGCCGTAAAGCATGGCATCGGGTATTTGACCGAAGACCGAAAGCACTTTGGCTGCTTACTCGAGATGGATGTTTCCACGAACGTAACGCTGGCAACTACCCGTCGATTCACAAGTGCCGGTTTTTGGATGAACGGAAAACGTATGAATGACGTGTCGAACCAAATCGTTGAGGAGTTGAAGGTGAAGACGGTAGGCATCAAACAGAACCTGAAATATCTATCCGGCGGTAACCAGCAGAAGGTGATTATTGGGAAGTGGTTAACACGGGACTGTGACATTCTGATATTTGATGAGCCAACTCGTGGAATCGATATTGGTGCCAAGAGTGAGATTTACAAGCTTCTTGAGAACTTGGCCGCCTCAGGTAAATCGATCATCATGATTAGCTCGGAATTGCCGGAAATTCTAAGGCTTAGTCATCGCATTATCGTGATGTGTGAAGGAAGAATCACGGGGGAACTGATGAATGATCTGCATGCAACCCAGGAACAGATCATGACACATGCGACGGATCGAATAGGGTAG
- a CDS encoding ABC transporter ATP-binding protein: protein MFELKWLWQNLLGDRTRYILALCLSVVGSALMIVNPYIGQRIVDTFIANDNAVQNLTQERGLLITLCLAMIGFSLLRTGLAYVTTMQYERSSQNTLYRVRIFLYNKIQGQDMHYYDHNRTGDLMTKMTGDLDMVRHSMAWIIKTIIESLAIFIAAVIYFFTIDAVLTLWLLILSPPIFIVAYIFAKKVRPMYTDLRERLSQLNTTTQENIAGNRVVKAFAREEYEVEKFTEKNISFSKANKTAALVWLDYFPYLETFAQAFNVILMLVGGLFVMNGRITFGEYAAFSSLIWAISNPMRNIGIIINDIQRFFASLTKIVEVYYARPSIVNEHNPVDKRRYEGRIEFDHISFKYDGVTVLHDVSFKVEPGETVAIMGSTGAGKTTLVNLIPRFYDVSQGRVLVDGTDVRNLELDELRGNIGIATQDVLLFSDTIDGNIAFGNPELPEEETKEYARQAAAHDFIMKMPEGYDTIVGERGVGLSGGQKQRIALARALAVHCPILILDDTTSAVDLETEEHIQKSLRELDYPCTKLIIAQRVSTTAEADRILILEDGRLIEEGTHAELLAKRGYYYEVFKLQNEGIGRQVTDHGKE, encoded by the coding sequence ATGTTCGAACTAAAATGGCTATGGCAGAACCTATTGGGAGATAGGACGCGGTATATTCTAGCGCTTTGCCTCTCCGTGGTGGGCTCCGCGCTCATGATTGTTAATCCGTACATAGGTCAACGCATTGTTGATACGTTCATAGCCAACGACAACGCGGTTCAAAATTTAACACAGGAGCGGGGATTGCTAATTACGCTCTGCTTGGCCATGATCGGCTTTTCCCTACTACGTACGGGGCTTGCCTATGTAACAACGATGCAGTACGAGCGTTCTTCCCAGAATACGCTCTATCGCGTCCGCATTTTTCTGTACAACAAGATTCAAGGTCAAGATATGCATTATTACGACCATAACCGCACCGGGGACCTCATGACCAAGATGACAGGCGATCTGGATATGGTGCGGCACTCCATGGCATGGATTATCAAGACGATTATCGAATCGCTCGCGATCTTCATTGCCGCAGTTATCTACTTTTTCACTATCGATGCTGTGTTGACGTTATGGTTGCTGATTTTGTCACCACCCATTTTTATTGTGGCTTATATCTTTGCCAAAAAAGTTCGTCCTATGTATACCGATCTTCGTGAGCGGTTGTCACAGCTTAACACGACAACGCAGGAGAACATCGCGGGTAACCGGGTTGTTAAGGCTTTTGCACGCGAGGAATACGAGGTCGAGAAGTTCACTGAGAAGAATATTAGCTTTTCTAAGGCAAATAAGACAGCCGCACTCGTATGGCTCGATTATTTTCCTTACCTGGAAACCTTCGCGCAAGCCTTCAATGTGATCCTAATGCTGGTAGGCGGTCTGTTTGTCATGAACGGCCGGATCACCTTTGGTGAGTACGCTGCCTTCTCTTCGTTGATCTGGGCCATTTCCAACCCAATGCGTAACATCGGTATTATTATCAACGATATTCAGCGGTTTTTTGCCAGCTTAACAAAGATCGTTGAAGTTTATTACGCACGTCCAAGTATCGTCAACGAGCATAATCCCGTGGACAAACGCCGGTATGAAGGCCGGATAGAGTTTGACCATATCAGCTTCAAATACGATGGAGTGACGGTTCTGCATGATGTCAGTTTTAAAGTGGAACCTGGTGAAACCGTCGCCATTATGGGTTCGACAGGTGCGGGCAAAACAACGCTTGTCAACCTGATCCCACGATTCTATGATGTGTCGCAAGGGCGAGTGTTGGTCGATGGCACCGACGTACGTAACCTAGAGCTCGACGAGCTCCGTGGTAACATTGGCATTGCAACTCAAGATGTTCTGCTCTTCTCAGATACCATTGATGGAAACATCGCCTTTGGCAACCCTGAGCTTCCTGAAGAAGAAACGAAAGAATATGCTCGGCAAGCCGCCGCACATGACTTTATCATGAAAATGCCTGAAGGATATGACACGATTGTAGGGGAACGCGGTGTCGGCCTATCCGGTGGACAAAAACAACGTATTGCGCTTGCTCGTGCCTTGGCAGTTCATTGTCCGATCCTGATTCTGGACGACACGACCTCTGCCGTCGATCTGGAAACCGAAGAGCATATTCAGAAAAGTCTACGCGAGCTAGATTATCCTTGCACGAAGCTCATTATTGCTCAGCGTGTATCCACTACTGCGGAGGCTGACCGTATCCTCATCCTAGAAGACGGCCGCCTCATTGAAGAAGGAACCCATGCTGAGTTGCTAGCTAAACGGGGTTACTACTACGAAGTATTTAAGCTACAGAATGAGGGTATTGGAAGGCAGGTGACCGATCATGGCAAGGAATAA
- a CDS encoding ABC transporter substrate-binding protein has translation MRKIWIMGILALVLVISACGTSKSGGGNASSTVVPKSEGNAAKEKMYIPIISKGFQHQFWQAVKLGAEKAAAELNVDITFEGPESEAQVDKQLEMLQVALDKKPSALGFAALDSQASIPLLKKAKDAGIPVIAFDSGVDSDIPLSTVATDNTYAAGVAADKMAELIGGEGEIAIIAHDQTSRTGIDRRDGFKNRIEEKYPNVKIVDIQYGDGDHLKSTDVAKAIMQAHPNLKGLFGTNEGSAIGIINAVTEAKVVGKVTVIGYDSGKAQIDAIKNGTMAGAISQNPVGIGYETVKAAVAATKGETIKSTIDSGFVWYDKTNIDNEDVKAVLYE, from the coding sequence ATGAGAAAAATATGGATTATGGGGATATTAGCACTCGTATTGGTTATCAGTGCATGTGGCACGAGCAAGTCGGGTGGAGGTAACGCCTCTTCAACGGTTGTTCCAAAATCTGAAGGAAACGCGGCAAAGGAGAAAATGTATATTCCTATTATCTCCAAAGGGTTCCAACATCAATTCTGGCAAGCGGTTAAGCTTGGTGCAGAGAAGGCTGCAGCCGAATTGAACGTCGATATTACTTTCGAAGGCCCTGAGTCTGAAGCCCAAGTGGATAAACAGCTCGAAATGCTACAAGTTGCACTGGACAAAAAGCCTAGTGCCCTCGGGTTTGCAGCACTCGATAGTCAAGCGTCGATCCCGCTGCTCAAGAAGGCTAAGGATGCGGGTATTCCTGTCATCGCGTTCGACTCTGGTGTAGATAGTGATATTCCGCTCAGTACTGTAGCAACGGATAATACGTATGCAGCTGGTGTCGCTGCTGACAAAATGGCTGAACTGATCGGGGGGGAAGGCGAAATTGCAATAATAGCTCATGACCAAACGAGCCGCACGGGCATCGATCGTCGTGACGGTTTCAAAAACCGTATTGAGGAGAAATACCCCAATGTCAAAATCGTCGATATTCAATATGGAGACGGGGACCATCTGAAATCGACCGATGTAGCTAAAGCAATTATGCAAGCGCACCCAAACCTTAAGGGCCTGTTCGGCACGAATGAGGGCTCCGCGATTGGCATCATTAATGCGGTAACGGAAGCCAAAGTGGTTGGCAAAGTTACAGTTATCGGCTACGATTCCGGTAAGGCACAAATCGACGCGATTAAGAATGGTACGATGGCTGGCGCTATCTCCCAAAATCCAGTAGGCATCGGCTATGAAACGGTTAAAGCGGCAGTAGCTGCAACTAAAGGGGAAACGATTAAGTCAACAATCGATAGCGGCTTCGTATGGTATGACAAAACGAACATCGACAATGAAGATGTTAAAGCCGTTCTTTACGAATAA
- a CDS encoding tetratricopeptide repeat-containing diguanylate cyclase: MTEDLMLLQEKVTLLRSEGKYKETIEACQHLLEWGMAANDHKSVLVAHLHKIASYYCIGDIEEAFNNIGTYIELCSIYGDELDKLNLNNILFLLYEFNKDFNKAKATLEVSIALGKKLNKYIIISNGYSNYSHIYCAEENYEDALKMAKEGLDTAKLLEPASPILELRVKLNMAKAYIGLENFEASKSLIDEMINDPILDSFIREKSNCYDLQGNWYSKQTLYREAFESYTVAKNLVESYNDVYLLKAIQAERCKLCDLMNDVQLGYLVQKEYIAILNQISNRELELVALRLNIKHSITDIEKKANTDYLTGLFNRKYIEYTANQWLEQASITNDNIVCIAFDIDNFKSINDTYGHLFGDEVIQHVSKSFSKKFGEHDLVGRYGGDEFIIILKNISLSDGKIKAEQIEESFKSIEMMKNGLSISITASIGVSDNSGGSVVTFTDLFQKADVELYKAKLLGKNQISCGS; this comes from the coding sequence ATGACAGAAGATTTGATGCTTTTACAGGAAAAAGTAACATTGCTTAGATCTGAAGGGAAATACAAGGAGACCATCGAGGCTTGTCAACATCTTCTTGAATGGGGCATGGCAGCAAATGATCATAAATCCGTATTAGTTGCACATCTTCATAAAATTGCTTCTTATTATTGTATTGGCGATATTGAAGAGGCCTTCAACAATATTGGTACTTATATTGAACTTTGTAGTATATACGGTGACGAATTAGATAAGTTGAATTTAAACAATATTTTGTTTTTACTTTATGAATTTAATAAAGATTTCAACAAGGCCAAGGCGACACTCGAAGTAAGTATTGCTTTAGGAAAAAAACTGAATAAATATATCATTATCAGTAATGGATATAGCAATTACAGTCATATATACTGTGCAGAAGAAAACTATGAGGACGCTTTAAAAATGGCTAAAGAAGGACTTGATACCGCTAAATTACTGGAACCTGCAAGTCCAATCTTAGAACTAAGAGTGAAATTAAACATGGCTAAAGCATATATCGGGCTTGAGAATTTCGAAGCTTCCAAGTCACTGATTGATGAAATGATTAACGATCCTATTCTAGATTCATTTATAAGAGAAAAATCCAATTGCTATGATCTACAAGGAAATTGGTACTCCAAACAAACCTTATATAGAGAAGCATTCGAATCTTATACAGTGGCTAAAAATCTTGTGGAGAGCTACAATGACGTCTATTTGTTAAAAGCAATTCAAGCCGAAAGATGCAAATTATGTGACCTCATGAATGATGTCCAGCTTGGATATTTAGTTCAAAAAGAATACATAGCAATTCTGAACCAAATTAGTAATAGAGAGCTTGAGCTTGTTGCTCTAAGACTAAATATAAAGCACAGCATAACGGACATTGAGAAAAAGGCTAATACCGACTATCTGACAGGTCTATTTAATCGGAAATATATTGAGTACACAGCAAATCAATGGTTAGAACAAGCATCTATAACAAACGACAATATAGTATGTATTGCTTTTGATATCGATAATTTCAAATCTATTAATGATACCTATGGTCACCTATTTGGTGATGAAGTCATCCAACACGTGAGTAAATCTTTTTCTAAAAAATTCGGAGAACATGATTTAGTCGGTCGCTATGGTGGAGATGAATTTATTATTATTTTGAAAAACATATCGCTTTCAGATGGAAAAATTAAAGCCGAACAAATAGAAGAATCCTTTAAATCCATTGAAATGATGAAGAACGGTCTCTCCATTTCTATAACAGCCAGTATTGGAGTTTCGGATAACTCAGGTGGATCTGTAGTCACCTTTACAGACTTATTTCAAAAGGCTGATGTAGAACTTTATAAAGCAAAATTACTTGGAAAGAATCAGATTAGTTGCGGGAGTTAG
- a CDS encoding substrate-binding domain-containing protein, which produces MQVIRKWLTIVGVLLLIAVVVFAYGYNELSMKKKTDVIVILKTIDPSVEFWQVLIDGVHEAAQEFNANVQIWGTEKETDVDEQISLVENAIEKRPDVIVLAATDYQRLVPISEKIKKSGIKLVIVDSGIKSDAADSVVATDNVNAGREAGEAMKDLIKGTAQIAIISYVKDAASHIDREKGIREVIENYPEIEVLGTYNSEGSEQNAYLLAKEILQVHPDTLGIIGLNEPTTVGAGRAIQELELKGKVQLIGFDSSFNEIKLLDEGIMKATVIQKPFQMGYLSIKTAVEVVKGKRVSKLIDTGSLLITKENMYVEENQKLLFPFVEN; this is translated from the coding sequence ATGCAGGTAATCCGCAAGTGGCTAACCATAGTTGGTGTACTCCTTCTCATCGCGGTGGTTGTGTTTGCCTATGGGTATAATGAATTATCTATGAAAAAAAAGACAGATGTTATCGTAATTCTTAAAACGATTGATCCATCAGTTGAGTTCTGGCAGGTGTTAATCGATGGCGTGCATGAGGCCGCACAGGAGTTCAATGCGAACGTTCAAATATGGGGGACGGAGAAGGAAACGGACGTCGATGAACAAATTTCGCTTGTGGAAAATGCGATAGAGAAACGACCGGACGTGATTGTGTTGGCAGCAACCGATTACCAAAGGCTCGTCCCCATTTCCGAGAAAATAAAGAAGAGTGGCATCAAGCTCGTTATTGTCGACTCCGGAATTAAATCTGACGCTGCCGATAGCGTCGTGGCCACAGACAATGTCAACGCAGGTAGAGAAGCGGGCGAAGCAATGAAAGATTTAATTAAAGGTACGGCTCAAATAGCAATTATTAGCTATGTCAAAGACGCCGCTTCTCACATTGACAGGGAAAAAGGTATCCGAGAAGTGATAGAGAATTACCCCGAGATTGAAGTGCTTGGGACATATAATAGCGAAGGATCGGAGCAAAATGCCTATCTATTGGCTAAGGAAATATTACAAGTACATCCGGATACGTTAGGGATTATCGGCCTGAATGAGCCGACTACTGTCGGTGCGGGAAGAGCGATTCAGGAGCTAGAATTAAAGGGGAAGGTGCAGCTGATTGGGTTCGATAGTTCTTTCAATGAGATCAAGCTTCTGGATGAAGGTATAATGAAAGCTACCGTGATCCAGAAACCCTTTCAGATGGGTTATCTCAGTATCAAGACAGCCGTGGAAGTTGTCAAAGGCAAGCGTGTTTCCAAGCTGATCGATACGGGCTCACTGCTCATAACGAAAGAAAATATGTACGTAGAAGAGAATCAGAAGCTACTGTTTCCCTTTGTTGAAAATTAA